In Deinococcus aerophilus, a single window of DNA contains:
- a CDS encoding AAA family ATPase, with protein MTQAVTSPSSPAHHAATLRAALAQLDGVILGKPGQIRLAVACLLARGHLLIEDQPGVGKTTLAGALARTFGLHFRRVQFTADLLPADLTGVSVWDAATATFRFLEGPVFSEVLLADEINRATPRTQGALLEAMEERQVSEGGVTRPLPDPFFVIATQNPAAFVGTSPLPEAQLDRFLMTVTLGYPDPRAERTLLETGGRSLSVRDLGAVLDAGTLLSMQREVDGVHAAPPLLDYLQRLAGATRQHPALAAGLSPRALLALLSAARAWAYLEGRRMALPEDVQAVFPALAAHRLPPRDPGVNVTELLTRMLAETPIP; from the coding sequence ATGACGCAGGCCGTGACCTCCCCTTCCAGCCCGGCACACCACGCCGCCACCCTGCGGGCCGCGCTGGCCCAGCTTGACGGTGTGATTCTGGGCAAGCCGGGGCAGATCCGGCTGGCGGTGGCGTGCCTGCTCGCCCGCGGGCACCTGCTCATCGAGGACCAGCCGGGCGTGGGCAAGACGACCCTGGCGGGGGCGCTGGCCCGCACCTTCGGGCTGCACTTCCGGCGCGTGCAGTTCACGGCGGACCTGCTGCCTGCCGACCTGACCGGTGTGAGCGTGTGGGACGCGGCCACGGCCACCTTCCGCTTTCTGGAGGGGCCGGTGTTCAGTGAGGTGCTGCTTGCCGACGAGATCAACCGCGCCACCCCGCGTACCCAGGGAGCGCTGCTGGAGGCGATGGAGGAGCGGCAGGTCAGCGAGGGCGGCGTGACCCGCCCCCTGCCCGATCCCTTCTTCGTGATTGCCACCCAGAACCCGGCGGCCTTTGTGGGCACCTCGCCGCTTCCGGAAGCTCAGCTTGACCGTTTTTTGATGACCGTGACGCTGGGGTACCCGGACCCACGTGCCGAGCGCACCCTGCTCGAAACCGGCGGACGCAGCCTGAGCGTGCGCGACCTGGGGGCGGTGCTGGACGCGGGCACGCTGCTCAGCATGCAGCGTGAGGTGGACGGAGTTCACGCCGCGCCGCCGCTGCTGGACTACCTGCAACGGCTTGCCGGGGCCACCCGCCAGCACCCGGCGCTGGCCGCGGGCCTGAGCCCCCGCGCCCTGCTCGCGCTGCTGTCGGCGGCCCGCGCGTGGGCCTATCTGGAGGGCCGCCGCATGGCCCTGCCGGAAGACGTGCAGGCAGTCTTTCCCGCCCTGGCCGCGCACCGCCTGCCGCCCCGCGACCCCGGCGTGAACGTCACAGAACTGCTGACGCGCATGCTCGCGGAAACGCCGATTCCGTAG
- a CDS encoding VanZ family protein — protein MSLAIMGVIWWLSSSADTPGPPLVHPLDWIAHFLTYLALGYALGRATGLRGLALVIAVWWGALDEAHQAFVPGRDAGVTDWLFDLAGAWIGSRLALRRWSGEGGAGEHG, from the coding sequence ATGTCCCTGGCAATCATGGGCGTGATCTGGTGGCTGAGCAGCTCGGCCGATACGCCGGGACCGCCGCTGGTGCATCCGCTGGACTGGATCGCCCATTTTCTGACGTATCTGGCGCTGGGCTACGCCCTGGGACGCGCGACCGGGCTGCGGGGGCTGGCGCTGGTGATCGCGGTGTGGTGGGGCGCGCTGGATGAGGCCCACCAAGCCTTTGTGCCGGGCCGCGACGCGGGCGTGACCGACTGGCTCTTTGACCTCGCGGGCGCGTGGATCGGCTCGCGGCTGGCGCTGCGCCGCTGGAGTGGGGAAGGGGGGGCCGGCGAACACGGCTGA
- a CDS encoding VOC family protein — protein MHLDHVAIVTPDLDLGSAPYLALGLQPEGPDEEVGTQGVRVRAFVVGETLIELLTPTRPDSPIAAFLEKRGPGLHHTAYRVDDLDAEMARLRSEGARFLNEAPTPGRAGTRVAFLHPKWGAGTLIELVEHAPGAAH, from the coding sequence ATGCACCTCGATCACGTCGCCATCGTCACCCCGGATCTGGACCTCGGAAGCGCTCCCTACCTGGCCCTGGGCCTGCAGCCCGAAGGCCCGGACGAGGAGGTGGGGACCCAGGGCGTGCGCGTCCGCGCCTTTGTGGTGGGGGAGACCCTGATCGAACTGCTGACGCCCACCCGCCCGGACAGTCCCATCGCCGCGTTTCTGGAAAAACGTGGGCCGGGCCTGCACCACACCGCCTACCGCGTGGACGATCTGGACGCCGAGATGGCGCGGCTGCGCTCGGAGGGCGCCCGCTTTTTGAATGAGGCCCCCACGCCGGGCCGCGCCGGAACGCGGGTGGCCTTTTTGCATCCCAAATGGGGCGCAGGTACGCTGATCGAGCTGGTAGAGCACGCGCCCGGAGCCGCGCATTGA
- a CDS encoding PaaI family thioesterase codes for MSQLHTPAPQTRLPPQAVQAVQAALHAIPMNATVGVRITDVGLGWAEGECPDTPPYRNHLGTIHAGAQFLLAEAVSGAAFAGAFAAHLAGAVPLIEKLETHYVGRARGDLSARAEALAGDLPAALQAYGAEGRARLVVNVSVRDGEDKEVMRAVAHWYLRAAPRGS; via the coding sequence ATGTCCCAGCTTCACACGCCCGCCCCCCAGACCCGGTTGCCGCCTCAGGCGGTACAGGCCGTGCAGGCCGCGCTGCACGCCATTCCCATGAATGCCACGGTGGGGGTCCGGATCACCGATGTGGGGCTGGGCTGGGCCGAGGGCGAGTGCCCGGATACGCCTCCGTACCGCAACCACCTGGGAACCATCCACGCCGGGGCGCAGTTTCTGCTGGCCGAGGCGGTCAGCGGGGCCGCTTTCGCGGGGGCCTTTGCGGCGCACCTTGCCGGGGCCGTGCCGCTGATCGAGAAGCTGGAGACGCACTACGTGGGTCGCGCCCGCGGCGACCTGAGCGCCCGCGCCGAGGCGCTCGCCGGCGACCTGCCCGCCGCGCTGCAGGCCTACGGCGCCGAGGGCCGGGCGCGGCTGGTCGTGAACGTCAGCGTGCGCGACGGCGAGGACAAGGAGGTCATGCGCGCGGTGGCCCACTGGTATCTGCGCGCCGCGCCGCGCGGCTCCTGA
- a CDS encoding DUF402 domain-containing protein, which yields MKRKTFDLRAWARVTQGTQTVLDVPGYVIVDFTARTVVRPLDVSRPGGGTHRILDSGFRWVRAHPTGAGAGVVGAALTVMLGAAGQPVQFYVDIHGGEGVAEEGLPWHDDLYLDVVGVSEPDAPWTVTATHIIDAEDLEAAVEAGQVTPELAARTWDHARQVDAQLRAGTYPPVEVLRRYVEDPYT from the coding sequence ATGAAGCGCAAGACCTTTGATCTGCGGGCCTGGGCGCGGGTCACGCAGGGCACCCAGACGGTGCTGGACGTGCCCGGCTACGTGATCGTGGACTTCACGGCCCGCACGGTGGTCCGGCCGCTGGACGTCTCCCGGCCCGGCGGCGGCACGCACCGCATCCTGGACAGCGGCTTCCGCTGGGTGCGCGCCCATCCCACCGGGGCGGGCGCAGGTGTGGTGGGGGCGGCCCTGACGGTCATGCTCGGCGCGGCGGGTCAGCCGGTGCAGTTTTACGTGGACATCCATGGTGGCGAGGGTGTGGCAGAAGAGGGGCTGCCGTGGCATGACGACCTGTATCTGGATGTGGTGGGGGTCTCGGAGCCCGACGCGCCGTGGACGGTAACGGCCACACACATCATCGACGCCGAGGATCTGGAGGCGGCGGTGGAGGCCGGTCAGGTCACGCCGGAGCTGGCGGCGCGCACCTGGGATCATGCCCGGCAGGTGGACGCACAGCTGCGCGCCGGAACCTATCCGCCCGTGGAGGTGCTGCGGCGCTACGTGGAAGACCCGTATACTTGA
- the purN gene encoding phosphoribosylglycinamide formyltransferase gives MKLAFLASHGGSAARHLTQACRSGALDAVPVALVSNNSRSVALAWARAEGLRAAHLSSAGYPDPDDLDAAILDFLCGAGAEVLVLSGYMRELGPRVLGAFAGRVLNIHPSLLPRHGGRGMYGDRVHEAVLASGDPESGATVHLVTAGIDEGPALAQGRVPVQPGDTLETLKARVQAIEGELMLRAVRQLVAERASMAPD, from the coding sequence ATGAAGCTCGCCTTTCTCGCCTCGCACGGTGGCAGCGCGGCGCGGCACCTCACTCAGGCGTGCCGCAGCGGAGCCTTGGACGCCGTGCCGGTGGCGCTGGTGAGCAACAACAGCCGCTCGGTGGCGCTGGCCTGGGCGCGGGCAGAGGGTCTGCGGGCCGCGCACCTGAGCAGCGCGGGGTACCCCGACCCCGACGACCTCGACGCGGCCATCCTCGACTTTCTGTGCGGGGCGGGCGCCGAAGTACTTGTCCTCAGCGGCTACATGCGGGAACTGGGGCCACGGGTGCTGGGGGCCTTCGCGGGCCGGGTGCTGAACATCCACCCCAGCCTGCTGCCCCGGCACGGCGGGCGCGGCATGTACGGGGACCGCGTGCATGAGGCCGTCCTCGCCTCGGGCGACCCGGAATCCGGCGCGACAGTGCATCTGGTCACGGCGGGCATCGACGAGGGGCCGGCGCTCGCGCAGGGGCGGGTGCCGGTGCAGCCGGGTGACACGCTGGAGACCCTCAAGGCGCGCGTGCAGGCCATCGAGGGGGAGCTGATGCTGCGGGCGGTACGGCAGCTGGTGGCGGAGCGGGCCTCTATGGCACCGGATTGA